One window from the genome of Acinetobacter sp. ANC 7912 encodes:
- a CDS encoding molybdopterin-dependent oxidoreductase yields the protein MNSIPVVELHSSTELKTMTTQTTCPYCGVGCGVTAHVTPTTSGPKVTVEGDANHPSNFGKLCIKGSNLADTLGLETRLLQPMLGRKDQREVTSWDTAVSSIANKFQQCIDQYGRDSIAFYVSGQLLTEDYYVVNKFVKGYLGTANIDTNSRLCMSSAVAAYKRAFGEDLVPASYEDFEHTDMVVLVGSNTAWCHPVLYQRIMKAKEQRDLFVVVVDPRFTSTCEAADLHLPILPGQDVALFNGLLQYLHQHGYIDDAFVAAHTQGLEQALASSSTEALIDDVAARTGISAVKLTQFFEKFAQTDKVMTLFSMGVNQSSRGVDKANSIINCHLLTGKIGKLGAAPFSMTGQPNAMGGREVGGLANMLAAHLDLENPGHQQLVQSFWQSPTIATQVGLKAVDLFQAVESGKIKAIWIMATNPVVSLPDADQVKRALEKCEFVVVSDICQDTDTTQYADVLLPALGWGEKDGTVTNSERRISRQHAFLDAPGETKADWWAIAQVAKYMGFSGFDFQNSYEIFKEHAGLSAYQNAELSKRVDTPYFRYFNLQGLTDLTAEEYDELDPVQWPVWDKQQDAKSVARLFAQGQFSHAGGKAKFIATTAIDPVNQVSSEYPLILNTGRIRDQWHTMSRTGLSANLSTHRAEPYCEIHPNDALKYGIQDGELVEVYSEWGLCVLRAQVSEDIRRGQVFAPIHWNDQVASDARIGKLVNPVVDAISGEPEFKHTPVLIQPFHIQWQGVLYVREGYESYVQPFIDKSIWWTKVKAVRATRYEIADRQKFSTTTEQLKSLLPFTEEDFEWLNLDDQTAHISHSVVLQDGKLIASLYIAPKALLPDRDWLSGLFQRERLSAMHRKALLAGQPISMRNNEGPLVCSCFKVGKNRIIQTIKEKNITNEKQVTACLKAGGNCGSCLPEIRGLIKACQTESV from the coding sequence ATGAATAGTATCCCAGTGGTGGAACTGCATAGCTCCACAGAATTAAAAACGATGACGACTCAAACCACCTGTCCATATTGCGGCGTGGGTTGTGGTGTGACTGCACATGTAACGCCGACTACATCAGGTCCGAAAGTGACTGTTGAAGGTGATGCCAACCATCCTTCCAATTTCGGCAAGTTATGTATCAAAGGCAGTAATCTGGCAGATACTTTAGGACTGGAAACCCGTTTACTGCAGCCAATGCTGGGTCGGAAAGATCAGCGTGAAGTCACGAGTTGGGATACTGCAGTTTCGTCCATTGCCAATAAATTCCAGCAATGCATTGATCAATATGGCCGAGACAGTATCGCGTTCTATGTCTCAGGTCAGCTGCTGACCGAAGATTATTATGTGGTGAACAAATTCGTCAAAGGCTATCTCGGTACTGCAAACATCGATACCAATTCACGTTTATGCATGTCTTCAGCAGTGGCAGCATATAAGCGTGCTTTTGGCGAGGATCTGGTTCCAGCCAGCTACGAAGATTTTGAACATACCGATATGGTGGTACTGGTCGGTTCCAATACCGCTTGGTGCCATCCAGTGTTGTATCAGCGCATTATGAAAGCCAAGGAACAACGTGACCTGTTTGTGGTTGTGGTAGATCCGCGTTTTACCAGCACCTGTGAAGCAGCAGATTTGCATTTGCCAATTCTGCCCGGTCAGGATGTGGCGCTGTTTAATGGCTTATTACAGTACTTGCATCAGCATGGTTACATCGATGATGCATTTGTTGCCGCACATACCCAAGGGCTGGAACAGGCTTTGGCAAGCAGTTCAACAGAAGCATTAATTGATGATGTGGCTGCACGTACCGGTATTTCAGCAGTTAAACTCACTCAATTCTTTGAAAAATTTGCCCAGACTGACAAAGTAATGACGTTGTTCTCCATGGGTGTAAACCAGTCATCACGTGGCGTTGATAAAGCCAACAGTATTATCAACTGTCATTTGCTCACCGGTAAAATCGGCAAACTCGGTGCAGCGCCATTTTCCATGACCGGTCAGCCAAATGCGATGGGCGGCCGTGAAGTCGGTGGTCTAGCCAATATGCTGGCTGCACATCTGGATTTAGAGAATCCGGGACATCAGCAGCTGGTACAAAGCTTCTGGCAAAGCCCAACCATTGCGACGCAGGTGGGTTTAAAAGCAGTCGATTTATTTCAGGCGGTTGAAAGCGGCAAGATCAAGGCGATCTGGATTATGGCCACCAATCCGGTGGTCAGCCTGCCAGATGCAGATCAGGTCAAACGTGCCTTGGAAAAATGTGAATTCGTGGTAGTGTCCGATATCTGTCAGGACACGGATACCACCCAATATGCTGATGTCTTGTTGCCCGCTTTAGGTTGGGGGGAAAAAGATGGCACCGTGACCAATTCAGAACGTCGCATCTCACGTCAGCATGCATTTTTGGATGCACCGGGTGAAACCAAAGCCGACTGGTGGGCCATTGCTCAAGTGGCAAAATACATGGGCTTTAGCGGTTTCGATTTCCAGAACAGTTATGAAATCTTTAAGGAACATGCTGGACTTTCCGCCTATCAGAATGCAGAACTATCTAAACGCGTCGACACTCCATATTTCCGTTATTTTAACCTGCAAGGTTTAACTGATTTAACAGCAGAAGAATATGACGAACTCGATCCAGTACAATGGCCGGTTTGGGATAAGCAACAAGATGCGAAATCTGTCGCCCGATTATTTGCTCAAGGCCAGTTCAGTCATGCGGGTGGCAAAGCCAAGTTTATTGCCACCACAGCGATTGATCCGGTGAATCAGGTTTCCAGTGAATATCCTTTAATTTTGAATACTGGCCGGATCCGGGATCAGTGGCATACCATGAGCCGTACCGGTTTATCGGCGAATTTGAGTACGCACCGTGCCGAACCTTACTGCGAAATTCACCCAAATGATGCACTGAAATATGGGATTCAAGATGGTGAACTGGTCGAAGTGTACTCGGAGTGGGGTCTATGTGTTTTACGTGCCCAGGTCAGTGAAGACATTCGCCGTGGCCAGGTCTTTGCACCGATTCACTGGAATGATCAGGTTGCATCCGACGCACGTATTGGCAAACTTGTGAATCCAGTGGTGGATGCTATTTCTGGTGAACCAGAATTCAAGCATACGCCAGTGCTGATCCAGCCATTCCATATTCAATGGCAGGGTGTGCTGTATGTACGTGAAGGTTATGAAAGTTATGTGCAGCCATTTATTGACAAGAGCATCTGGTGGACCAAGGTCAAAGCGGTTCGTGCGACACGTTATGAAATCGCGGATCGTCAGAAATTCAGCACCACGACTGAGCAACTGAAAAGTCTGTTGCCATTTACTGAAGAAGATTTTGAATGGCTGAATCTGGATGACCAGACTGCACATATCAGTCATAGCGTGGTGTTACAAGATGGCAAGCTGATTGCCAGTCTGTATATCGCACCGAAAGCACTGTTACCTGATCGCGACTGGTTATCTGGTCTGTTCCAGCGCGAACGTCTGAGTGCCATGCACCGTAAGGCTTTGCTGGCTGGTCAGCCCATTTCAATGCGCAATAATGAAGGTCCATTAGTATGTAGCTGTTTTAAAGTCGGCAAAAATCGCATCATCCAAACCATAAAAGAAAAAAATATCACCAACGAAAAACAAGTAACCGCATGTCTAAAAGCCGGCGGCAATTGCGGTTCCTGCTTACCTGAAATTCGTGGCTTGATTAAAGCCTGCCAGACGGAGTCCGTATAA
- the moaA gene encoding GTP 3',8-cyclase MoaA encodes MNRIQPLQQTELVPVFQDQFGRNKRKLRISVTDRCNFKCVYCMPEHPEWMKKHDLLSFEELYHFCEFMVRRGIEQIRITGGEPLMRQGVVHFIAELQQLKKIGLKRISMTTNGHYLKQYAAELKQAGLDDLNISLDSLDTEQFEQLTAKKLQPVLEGIQAAQQVGFLIKINAVLIKGSNDNQILHLAHWAKRENVELRFIEFMPLDGDQNWSSDHVVSEQDILDQLATEFEIKIGQSQGANPARTYQIDNMPIGIISTITNSFCGSCDRLRLNAQGEFFNCLFSTQGLKLKDSIQQLRQQSLSAEQILQQQLQTYIWNKAAGFHAIQAQQKQFNLEPKSNPNFRKISMHMIGG; translated from the coding sequence ATGAACCGCATTCAACCTTTGCAGCAAACTGAACTGGTTCCAGTATTTCAGGACCAGTTTGGTCGTAACAAGCGCAAACTGCGTATTTCCGTGACGGATCGCTGTAATTTTAAATGTGTTTATTGCATGCCCGAGCATCCAGAATGGATGAAAAAGCACGATTTACTCAGTTTTGAAGAACTCTATCATTTTTGTGAATTCATGGTTCGCCGTGGTATCGAGCAGATCCGGATTACCGGTGGCGAACCGTTAATGCGCCAAGGCGTAGTGCATTTTATTGCCGAATTACAACAACTGAAAAAAATCGGCCTAAAACGTATTTCCATGACCACGAATGGTCATTATCTCAAACAATATGCAGCAGAGCTCAAACAGGCTGGTCTGGATGATCTGAATATCAGCCTGGATAGTCTGGATACTGAACAATTCGAACAGTTAACCGCAAAAAAACTGCAGCCTGTCTTAGAAGGCATTCAAGCTGCACAGCAAGTAGGATTTTTAATCAAGATTAATGCGGTGCTGATTAAAGGCAGCAATGACAACCAGATTTTGCATTTGGCGCACTGGGCCAAACGCGAAAACGTCGAACTGCGTTTTATCGAATTTATGCCCTTAGATGGCGACCAGAACTGGTCAAGTGATCATGTGGTTAGTGAGCAGGACATTCTGGATCAATTGGCCACAGAATTTGAAATCAAGATTGGACAAAGCCAAGGCGCTAATCCAGCACGGACTTATCAGATTGATAACATGCCGATCGGGATTATTTCCACCATTACCAATTCATTTTGTGGCAGCTGTGACCGACTACGTCTCAATGCCCAAGGTGAATTTTTTAACTGCCTATTTTCAACTCAAGGCCTGAAGCTGAAAGACAGTATCCAGCAGTTACGACAGCAATCCCTATCAGCCGAACAAATCCTGCAACAACAGCTGCAAACCTACATCTGGAACAAAGCTGCTGGTTTTCATGCCATCCAAGCTCAGCAAAAACAGTTCAATCTAGAACCTAAATCCAATCCGAATTTCCGAAAAATCAGTATGCATATGATAGGAGGCTAA
- a CDS encoding molybdenum cofactor biosynthesis protein MoaE: MKLKQFARIQDTPLQLDVFDGIQHFPECGGIGIFVGTVRNHHEGKAVKALKYTAYAPVAEKMIRQIEQEIQAKYGVSYVRVVHRIGSLDIGDTAIIAMAYAPHRREAFQACEEAVERVKHEVPVWKEEFYMDGTSQYVEGCCIRRDDEAMLHHHAEHSHTHSHACTDAHKSKQLSLNSIQPSVPVY, encoded by the coding sequence ATGAAACTAAAACAGTTTGCCCGTATTCAGGACACCCCATTGCAACTGGATGTTTTTGATGGCATTCAGCATTTTCCTGAATGCGGTGGTATCGGCATCTTTGTCGGAACGGTACGCAACCATCATGAAGGTAAAGCGGTCAAAGCGTTGAAATATACGGCTTATGCGCCTGTGGCTGAAAAGATGATTCGCCAGATCGAACAGGAAATTCAGGCCAAATATGGTGTGTCCTATGTCCGGGTGGTACATCGGATTGGTTCACTGGATATTGGTGATACGGCAATTATTGCCATGGCCTATGCACCACACCGCCGCGAAGCTTTTCAGGCTTGTGAAGAGGCAGTGGAACGGGTCAAACACGAAGTGCCAGTATGGAAAGAAGAATTCTATATGGATGGCACAAGCCAATATGTCGAAGGCTGCTGTATCCGTCGTGACGATGAGGCAATGCTTCACCATCATGCTGAACACTCACATACCCATAGCCATGCCTGTACGGATGCACATAAATCGAAACAATTGTCTCTGAACTCGATCCAGCCAAGTGTTCCTGTTTATTAG
- a CDS encoding NTP transferase domain-containing protein, with translation MKRIHKNINYPPTDLVILAGGQARRMNGINKLLQKFDDEIQLIKIHQQLRSRVGQVWINSHRDHSIYERIIPSIQYFQDDEPGFQGPLMGMKSAWSYVQSDYVLFVPCDVTYIPKKVISRLHQAIQRNPLCEVAVVEINGTALYPFCLLKRSSLPTLVQQIEQNQRSLKQCFAQMHMQMARFKNHALFFHSINSFEELQQHQQLHFL, from the coding sequence ATGAAAAGAATCCATAAGAATATTAATTATCCACCTACCGATCTCGTGATCCTGGCCGGAGGCCAGGCGCGCCGTATGAATGGCATCAACAAACTGCTGCAAAAGTTTGATGATGAAATTCAGTTGATCAAGATTCACCAACAGCTCAGATCACGCGTTGGTCAGGTCTGGATCAACAGCCACCGGGATCATTCCATCTATGAACGCATTATTCCATCCATCCAATATTTTCAGGATGATGAACCCGGCTTTCAGGGGCCACTGATGGGCATGAAAAGTGCCTGGTCGTATGTACAATCCGACTATGTGCTGTTTGTGCCATGCGACGTGACGTATATCCCGAAAAAAGTCATTTCCAGATTACACCAGGCCATTCAGCGTAATCCGCTTTGTGAAGTCGCTGTGGTGGAAATTAATGGCACTGCACTGTATCCGTTCTGCTTGCTGAAACGGAGCAGTTTGCCAACGCTAGTTCAGCAGATTGAACAAAATCAGCGCAGTTTAAAGCAATGTTTTGCCCAAATGCACATGCAGATGGCAAGATTTAAGAATCACGCACTGTTTTTTCACAGTATTAACTCTTTTGAGGAGTTGCAGCAGCATCAGCAATTACATTTTCTCTAA
- the moaCB gene encoding bifunctional molybdenum cofactor biosynthesis protein MoaC/MoaB: MKDVGMKPESYRTAIATGILHAPPHCIELLRNGNTDKGDALKTARIAGILGAKRTDELIPLCHPLPIYRADVEYQLEEAHVVITAVVETIGPTGVEMEALTAVSLAGLTLYDMLKPHCEPEDLCLDQIKLEKKKGGKSHFTRVLKAPLPASVIVLSDTVASGKKADTAGQNVVDILEEANFGYIQYQVIPDSPEQLKALIEQQKNDYPLILTVGGTGLGPKDLTVETIQPLLTREIPGLMEAARSFGQRRTPYAALSRGVAGYIENSLVLTLPGSRQGAKESLIAILPALVHLFDVQKNIPHTGGYQ, encoded by the coding sequence ATGAAAGATGTCGGAATGAAGCCGGAAAGTTACCGTACCGCGATTGCCACTGGGATTCTGCATGCGCCGCCACACTGCATCGAACTGCTCCGTAATGGCAATACTGACAAAGGCGATGCCTTAAAAACCGCACGTATTGCCGGAATATTAGGGGCCAAACGTACTGATGAGCTGATTCCTCTTTGTCATCCACTACCAATTTACCGGGCTGATGTGGAATATCAGCTGGAAGAAGCTCATGTGGTGATCACAGCTGTGGTGGAAACGATTGGTCCAACCGGGGTGGAAATGGAAGCACTCACTGCTGTCAGTCTGGCAGGATTAACCCTGTACGATATGCTGAAACCGCATTGTGAGCCTGAAGATCTTTGTCTGGATCAAATCAAACTTGAGAAGAAAAAAGGTGGTAAATCTCATTTCACGCGTGTTTTGAAAGCGCCTTTACCCGCTTCTGTGATTGTGCTGTCAGATACCGTGGCTTCTGGAAAGAAAGCCGATACTGCGGGACAAAACGTCGTGGACATTCTGGAAGAAGCCAATTTTGGTTATATCCAATATCAGGTGATTCCAGACAGTCCAGAACAGCTCAAAGCGCTCATTGAACAGCAAAAAAATGATTATCCATTGATCCTGACTGTCGGTGGTACTGGACTTGGACCAAAAGACCTGACCGTAGAAACCATTCAGCCATTATTAACCCGTGAAATTCCGGGACTAATGGAAGCTGCCCGTAGCTTTGGTCAGCGCCGTACGCCGTATGCTGCCTTAAGTCGTGGAGTTGCAGGGTATATCGAAAACAGTTTAGTGCTCACTTTGCCGGGCAGTCGCCAAGGGGCTAAGGAGTCTCTCATCGCCATTCTGCCTGCACTAGTACATCTGTTTGACGTGCAGAAAAATATTCCGCATACAGGAGGCTATCAATGA
- the nirD gene encoding nitrite reductase small subunit NirD, which produces MTMFKDMNELNWVEVCALDDITPNTGVAALVEDQQIAIFRVGSEKRVYALSNQDPFSKAFVMSRGIIGDLQGERVVASPIYKQHFSLATGRCLEDKDQKLLVFPSKIENGKVFISPVPQKTYITNNGVSPEKMKLVLVGNGLAGMRCLEDLLDMAPDRYEITVIGEEPWGNYNRIMLSPVLSGEKTIDDIMLHPHVWYADKGIRLIAGDPAVRIDRPHKQVYTEKGEVISYDRLILATGSKPFVPPIPGSDLKGVLSFRDIYDVNNMLNYCKTKKNAVVIGGGLLGLEAAYGLKQQGMNVTVLHLMDRIMDRQLDSKASQMLKTAIEQKGITILTEANTECLIGEEGHVTQVKLKDGTVLAADLVVFAVGIRPNITLAQSAGLRCNRGVLVNDTMQTFDPSIYAVGECIEHRGQTFGLVEPLWGQAFICASHLAEHGSLTFKAPTVPTQLKVSGCDVFSAGDFEPKDDFEDIVLNDEKRQIYKRIIIQKDKVIGAVLFGDTEDGAWYAELIADQTPITSIRNKLLFGRDFALKKAG; this is translated from the coding sequence ATGACAATGTTTAAAGATATGAATGAACTGAATTGGGTTGAAGTATGTGCACTGGATGACATTACCCCAAATACTGGTGTTGCAGCCTTGGTGGAAGATCAGCAAATTGCGATCTTCCGTGTGGGTTCAGAAAAACGTGTTTATGCACTCAGTAATCAGGATCCATTTAGTAAAGCATTTGTGATGTCACGCGGTATCATTGGTGACCTGCAAGGTGAGCGCGTTGTCGCTTCACCAATTTACAAGCAGCATTTCAGTCTGGCGACTGGCCGCTGTCTGGAAGATAAAGACCAGAAGCTACTGGTTTTTCCAAGCAAGATTGAAAACGGCAAAGTATTCATTAGCCCAGTGCCACAAAAAACTTATATCACCAATAACGGTGTTTCACCTGAAAAAATGAAACTAGTATTGGTGGGTAATGGTTTAGCTGGCATGCGCTGTCTAGAAGACCTGCTGGATATGGCGCCAGACCGTTATGAAATTACTGTGATTGGTGAAGAGCCTTGGGGCAACTACAACCGCATCATGCTGTCGCCAGTGCTTTCTGGCGAGAAAACCATTGATGACATCATGCTGCATCCGCATGTATGGTATGCCGACAAAGGTATTCGTCTGATTGCAGGTGATCCAGCGGTTCGCATTGATCGTCCGCATAAGCAGGTTTATACCGAAAAAGGCGAAGTGATCAGTTATGACCGTTTGATTCTGGCGACGGGTTCCAAGCCATTTGTTCCGCCAATTCCAGGTAGCGACTTAAAAGGCGTACTCAGCTTCCGCGACATTTATGACGTGAACAACATGCTGAACTACTGCAAAACCAAGAAAAATGCGGTCGTCATCGGCGGTGGCTTATTAGGCCTAGAGGCGGCTTATGGCCTGAAACAGCAAGGCATGAATGTCACCGTATTGCATCTGATGGATCGCATTATGGATCGTCAGCTGGATAGCAAAGCCAGCCAGATGCTGAAAACAGCGATTGAGCAGAAGGGCATCACCATCCTGACCGAAGCGAATACCGAATGTCTGATTGGTGAAGAAGGACATGTGACCCAAGTGAAATTAAAAGATGGCACCGTGCTGGCTGCTGATCTGGTGGTCTTCGCAGTGGGTATTCGTCCAAATATCACATTGGCGCAAAGTGCTGGTCTGCGTTGTAATCGCGGTGTGCTGGTAAATGACACCATGCAGACTTTTGACCCAAGTATTTATGCGGTGGGTGAATGTATCGAGCACCGTGGTCAAACCTTTGGTCTGGTTGAACCACTTTGGGGCCAAGCGTTCATTTGTGCATCACATCTGGCCGAGCATGGCAGCCTGACGTTTAAAGCGCCAACGGTTCCGACTCAGCTGAAAGTGAGTGGTTGTGATGTGTTCTCGGCAGGTGACTTCGAACCAAAAGATGATTTTGAAGATATCGTACTGAATGACGAGAAACGTCAGATCTATAAACGCATTATTATTCAAAAGGATAAAGTGATTGGTGCAGTGCTGTTTGGCGATACTGAGGATGGTGCATGGTATGCCGAGCTGATTGCAGATCAGACACCGATCACTTCGATTCGAAATAAACTGCTGTTTGGTCGGGATTTTGCATTAAAGAAAGCAGGGTAA
- a CDS encoding MoaD/ThiS family protein encodes MTTELQSSITVKIESFGAIERQLPQDLTVQCQADSLVADVLYKVVQSFPEAYNLLERCACAIGEDIISRQTKLNRDSTLVLLSPVAGG; translated from the coding sequence ATGACCACAGAACTTCAATCATCGATCACCGTCAAAATCGAATCTTTCGGTGCGATCGAACGTCAGTTGCCTCAAGACTTAACCGTGCAATGTCAGGCTGACAGTCTGGTGGCGGATGTATTGTATAAAGTCGTGCAATCCTTTCCTGAAGCCTACAACCTGTTAGAACGCTGTGCCTGTGCCATTGGTGAAGACATCATTTCCCGCCAGACCAAATTGAACCGAGACAGCACGTTAGTGTTGCTCTCACCGGTAGCAGGAGGCTGA